In Haliotis asinina isolate JCU_RB_2024 chromosome 15, JCU_Hal_asi_v2, whole genome shotgun sequence, the sequence CGAGGGACTGACCTAGTACCGAGTGCACAACTTCACAAATAATCGATAAAGATCGTTCACGTTTCTGTCGTAATTACAAAAGTGGATTAAGATTTGAAtttcagtgtgtgagtgagtatggttttacgccgctattttgcgatattccagcaacaccacagcgtggggcaccagaaatgggcttcacacatcgtacccatgtggacaATCCGTTTCTTcggcgggtgagtgagtgaatgagtttgggtTTAACGAAGCTTGTAGCAGCATTCAGTTATATGACGGATGAGGTAGTTTGATGTGGGTAAAACTCGGTAATATGTGTCGGTCTTTGGGGCATGTCACTAACCACTAACAACGACTGAACCGTCTACGTTGGGCGGGGAACATGAGCCGTTATCAACGTTGCAACTGACTTTGACACCTTGTACACAATATTTGTCAGTTGTACGTCACTATCAGAACTTCCCAGAACTTCTTGTCACTtccattcatttattcattcatttttagTACACAACTTTTTCTGGGGTTCTCATCCgtcatattgccaaaagcgacaggaaacatgtcacacaaTCGCAAGAACATTTAAGACGGTTTTTATGGCCGATTGCAAAATAATGCAAATTATAATTTGTTATGTCGTAATGCATAGATGTGCATTTAATACAGCACCTGAACAATATCCGCAATATTTTTTGCAGGTCACTTGAGCTCTCAGAGATTGGGTGGGATCAGTGCACATAGATTTTCCACTTGCTGCACAGTCGGGCGCGAGGTCTCTGCAGGAGGTCCGTTCTGTGAATAAGTGTACATGtacagaaaaaaatgacatGACCAAACACTAACAATAGTATAACAGAACATAGGTACATAAACTTAGAGAACATGCATGATttccaataataattaattttgaaaacgaagatatcatcatcatcatcatcatcatcatcatcatcagtttgCTTACGTGGGCCAGGTGTTCCCCTAGGGTGGTCAATTGCATCTAGTTGCTCACCTGGAACACAGACAATGAATGGACTGCAACATAGTGACTTgcttatgtgtatgtgtaatgaCATTTAGAGGCACATTGCAAAATAACATTTTCGAAGGGCTGTTGCGTAATATACCCATCAGAAGGTTAAAGCTTAACGCACTCGCCATATGCATGTtacatatctatctatctatctatctatctatctatctatctatctgtctgtctgtctgtctgtctgtctgtctgtctgtctgtctgtctgtctgtctgtctatctatctatctatctatctaactatctatctatctatctatctatctatctatctatctatctatctaactatctatctatctatctatctatctatctatctaactaactatctatctatctatctatctacctatctacctatctatctatctatctatctatctgtctatctatctgtctatctatctatctgtctatctatctatctatctatctatctgtctatctatctatctatctatctatatgtctatctatctatctatctatctgtctatctatctatctatctatctatctatctatcgttAAATGGATTTCTCCGTTAATTTGGggtaattttcaaattttaaccGAGTTTTGTCATTTACTTAACTCATgataataatcttttcaacgatacaaatttgttttacaatacatcagttcatatgTAAACTTTACATCGAAACATTTTGggatattttacaaaaatcaaGAATAGAACAGTTGGCTGAAGTAAGTGGGTAGTATGTTTGCAGAAAATTACCTTCCGTCAATTAGTGTAATTCAAGTGTTAACATAATCCAGGTAAAACTGATGTAATTTAGATGCATTTTTGACTAACATGAGAAAGTGGCCACAAGGTGACGAAAGGCCCAGATTTTGGGGAAACTAGTTGTTTAAACCATTTGTTCGAATGTTTATTTGagaaagtttgtttatttaacGTCTTTATTTGGGCTACATGACGCCGATCTGCGCGTAATCGGGTCCCGACCAGTCAATCCGGTGATGGCAGCATGGCCATcagtctacgcaactgggatacgatggcatgtgttaacgaagtcagcgtgtctgaccatctcgttagtcgccacctacgacaagcatgagttattgaagatcagtttaacAAGGATCTTCACAAGAGAGGTGACATGAGAAAGTGATCGGACGGGAGCGCTTAGGGCGGCCCTTAGTATTATTACAACAATATCATCTTCATTGACACCATTAACGACCCTCATACACTGTACCCGTTTGAGATATCAAACTCGACCCTCCAGCCAGTTGACACTATAATCATAAGACCACCCTCTGTTTGTATGTATGAGAAATGCTCACGTGTACACTTGCGGCAATAGAGCCTGCAGTGGTCTTCTACCCAGTATTTGTACTGGGGGTCTCCACACGTAGAGTCGTGGTCGTAGTCGTCACAGTTGGGGATTTTGTTCCTGCAGGCGGGTGCGGGAGTTGGCATCCCTGAGGAGGGAATTTGGAATGTTATGTGTTGACGAATGAGTGTCCCACTCTCCCACCCCAAACCTatctccttctctctctctctctctctctctctctctctcacacacacacacacacacacacacacacacacacacacacaaacacacacacaaacaaacacacacacacacacaaactcacacacacatccgTGAACATACCCCCATCACTATTTCAATACAATATTGCCATTGTCACGAGTATGAAATTTAAACAATATTAAAAACATACGCCAAAATAATGCCTATTACGTTGCTGGATGGTTGTTGAACGCCGCATATAGTGTCCTCGAGTATTATATCAAGTGTGATTCACTAATCTCAGTAATAAACACGTGGATGCATATGTACTTGCCATGACAGTAGCCGCAGGTGTTGTTACAGTTATCTCTCGCCCAAGGTTCATAGATACCATGACAGGAACTGGCGTCATACATATGGCAGTCAGGCAGTTTATCTACACATGCTGcaaaatatgtgaatgaatatcATTTCACTCCGTAAAAATACTGCTAAATCACAACTGTATGTTATTACTCGTGATTGACAAGGTTAActggtgagttagtgagtttagttttacaccgcactcagcaatattacagctatatggcgacggtctgtaaataatcgagtctggaccagacaatccagtgatcaacaacatgagcatcgatctgcgcaattgggaaccgatgacatgtgccaaccaagtcagcaagcctgaccatccgatcccgttagtagccttttatggcaagcatagtccccttttatggcaagcatgggttgctgaaggcctattctaccccgggaccttcacgggtgggtTAACTGGTGACTAATAATATCAGCACCAATGCGATGAGGATGTGATACCCCCCTTGTTTCTGACCTTAACATTAAAGTTAAATATGGTTTCATCTGGCAGTCAAAACACGATGTATATTTCCTGAGCACACATCATTTTGTAATCACTCATCATACAGTTAAAATATCCGAATGTCCAACGCATCGAAAGTCATGGAAACCGACCGGGCGTTACATCCTCGGTCCGACATGTATACGGCTCGTGCACCTGAGTCTGGTTGGAACATTCTCATGACTTACGTGAACCACTCCTTTGCATAATAGCCCTTAAAGATTGAGGTCACAGGTGATCTAACGTCCTATAAATATCATCAGTATTTCACGTTTCGCATCGTGATATTTGGATGTCAATGAGGGCGCGTAATCCGGTCACACTGTAGGTTATGGTAATCCAAAATGTCCATTAGAGGAATTTGCCGGCGCACAGAGTTCATCAAATAGTGAGGGAATAAGGATCAACGCCgctttgaaaattatttcatcGATGCCACCGGGGTCAACaggaatgggcttaacacattgcacCATgtagggagtcgaacccggtCCGCAGGtgtgacaagccaatgcttACTATCATACCTCCCGTTCTGCCGTTAACAATGATTTCAGAATGATAATTCGGAAAGGTGATCAGTTACCGAACACTGTAATGATCGCATGCGGCTATCAAAAATAACATATAAACTAGATTGTTACTCGAAGAAAATGACCTTAAAATATAACTGTTGAAGGTTCAGTGGCACACGGCACACAATGTTAAATCCGCATGATACAAACTCCTACAAGTATATTCTTAAAGCCCTATCGTCAGCTTAACCACCTGACAATGTAGGCACTGAAATGACTCTGTACAAGATAACCCGACACTACAGATACTATCAAACTGGAACGCGACATATGGCATTCTAGTCTGAAAAGAATCCACACAACATATTGTAGTAAATACCACGTAGAAATACTTACTTGGATCAAACTCGGCGGTGGCAGTCACGAcgaaaacaaaaactgaaagcaaaaccaacattttgatgTAGATAAAACACAAATACAAGACGTTTGATTGCAAAGCGGATGTTTAGTCACGTGATATTCTGATTCGAGAGATATGCCATTTAAAAACGATCCGTGAATTTGTCAAAGGTGTTATGAATATTCTTGACGAACATAAGATAGTTAAAGTTCACCTAACTGAGGTCATTGTCAAGCTGTttcatgagtgggtgagtatggtttaaataatttcagaaatattcaacaATAAATGGGTTTGATACATTTTACGCACGtccggaatcgaacccaggtcttatgTGTCACGAGCAAACGTTTGAAATACTAGGTTGTCTACCCACCAACATGTTCAGATTTGGTGCTTGTGTACGGCTTTCCGGAGGAATCTGCCAGTAAATAAGGAGGTTCGACCAACCAATCcactgattgatatcatgagcatagatcGACATAGTTGTGCTATATTTGACAGTAATTATGAATATTTAGATCCTCTTTTACGTTATCTCATGCTAAGCGTATGGTCGACACgctgaagatcagggttcgattccccatatgggtacaatgtatgagtccaatttctggtgtcacccgccgtgacAGAGGCGTGTAAACGTAAACTCATTCATTTTAAGTCATACTCAAACTATGTGCAATAAGAATAAAGTATACCTTATACAGTTAAGTAATGCAggcccatggttcctagtatggtgatctaccttctgttgttggcgatctatagtctatttttatattgtattgtctaaatagtgctattagttttaactttccatgctagttttaattgaaattgtgatattctagctgttttactgtccttcgttgacgggtttttatgatgtatatatgctctttttcattgttgaatgttctcgtcacgatatggctgagatattgccgatgtgacgttaagtattaactcactcactcactaattaatGCAGGaagttggggggggggggttatgACTGGATCGGCTGGTATTTCACAAGTTGTCACCAATTTAATGATAGAGTGTGcattaaaatattcaattttTCAGACACGTTGTCTATTTGCGCAACGTCGCACATTTTCCACGAGTTTTAATGAATCTTTTTACTCATGTATTTGAATGCGACAGCAACGTTTACCATAGAATATTATATTGTATGTGAAGAGGTCAAAGGGCTGGCAGTATAGTAACGTATTTGATTGTAATCTGACGTCGCTCACCTCCCGTCTCCGCCCGAGAATGTAATCTTTTCATCGGGACTCAAACATGGGTCAGTGGTACCTACTGACGTGCAGTCAGTCTGATTCTCCTGGAATCCATTCCACGACGCGATGGTAGCACTATGACTGTCGTCAGTCTATGCTCAAGTACTTGAGTTCGCGCTGCGATCGCTTAGTAGGTGGAGGCCTCAGGTTCGTTGCACCGACCTCCCGAATCCCACAGGTAAGGTTAAGCCTGCGTGAACTGACTTACCGCCACTGTTATGAATGATCCAGTTATACCATGGCAGTATGCAAATGATAAAATTCGGACCCCAATAGACATTTGGATATTGTATGAAGATACTATGAGCACAGCTCGAACATAATCACACTTGGACGCACAATCTTCGGCGGTTTCATTTTGACCGGTAATGCTCATTTTAATCCACTTTTAAGCGAGTACTGTGAACCAACCAATTTAGCCAAGAATATCAAAGAGTGTTGGAAGGGTTTCGTGCTTGTTTTAACAATAAAGCAAAATATTCTCCATTGAGTCATTTCAACTGTTCTACGTGTATTTCCAAGAACATTCGCGATTAATCAAACTTTAATGTTTAGCGTTCCAGTCAGCCATTTTTACACAGTATcacgtcggtctgtaaataatcgactctggaccacaCAACTCGGTGActgaaagcatgagcatcaatattatcagctgggatattgcaaaTAGCATGTATctaccaagtcatcgagcctgtccaccagatcccgttagacgcTTTTTACGACAATACCTCGCGGACATAGTTTTGAGGACAGAATGAGAATTGATGGATGGTGCCGTTGTCAAACAGTTATCCAGCCTTGTCGAATTCTTGGAATAGTTTCCACGAATTCGTACCTCTAGTTATTTCGCTTGTCCTAAAGGTAATATTGCTCAAACACATCTACATTTACTAAACATAACTAATCGAAGTACAAACACAATATCGACTGAggtagcaacaaacaaacaaaaaaaaaggaaaagaagaaaaaccCAAAGCAAACCAAACAGAAAcgtaacaaaacaacaacaaaacacagtATAAAATTAACAAATCCAAATACCCCGgcgcaaaacaaaaaacaacaacaacaaaacaaacaaattaccAAGACTTACATTTCTCATACAGTACCTTAATTGTGACATTTCAAGGCCACTTCGATCGGCattcaaaatcatttatttGCTATCAAAAATTGTGCGTCTTGTCCTCAAGACATACTGCTGATGTCTAATATATAATGTTCATTTTTTCACCCACTTcaacgaacgaacgaatgaatgaatgaatgaatgaatgaatcggTCGTATCATATCGATGTGGAAAGACTCAAGTGATACACGTATTCGACATTTACTACATAGTGAAAGATTAAGACTCTTCGCTACAAGTACTGCTATAACTGGTTCTAAGACAAAAGAATTTACTTTACGCCTGGCGAGCTTCCAGGTCAAGACACGGATCATGTCTGACACtctacacacacgcacaccctGGGTAGCCTTTGTATTCTGTGCTAAGATGGCTTTGGGGCGGTCATACAGCAGATATGTCCAACCTGTATGGTAAGTACAATTACACAGAGTATTACAATAAATAGTGTGTACGTGCTTATACTTTTGAAAGAATATTAATCATTTCAAAGGACTTCGTATCGTTGAAAGGAATGAGACGCATCTGCGTGTAATGACCTTTCGTTTCAGTGTCCTGAGGGAGCGATATCGTTCGTGTGTAAACAGTGCTACTGAATACATATGAATACATAATTATGAATACATGGCAACAGTTTTCCAGTGACACGGTTACGTATCATAATAAGAATTTTGCTATGGTCGCCAAAAGCTCTCAATGTGTGCAAGACCCTTTGAACACATTTGCAAGCTAATGGAAACCTTTATGCAACGAGACAGATAGTACATGTATTCATAATTACTCGATCCTTACTCCCATGATTCTTGCGGTTGGTTGTTTaaccgcaatattccagttcatGGCGGCAGCGAtgtgtaatcgagtctgggccagactgtTGCTGTGTACAACAGTCaacagtggtcaacagcatgagtatcgccTTATGTGACTGtaatacaatgacatatgtcaactacatcatcgagtctgaccacccgatcacgttagtcgcctcgtatgTCAAGCATGAATTACTGCAGATCagttcaaacctggatcttcacggttgtCTTCagatgagtgggtgaatgagtaaTGTTTACCCAAATCCGTCTTGTTCAAAGTGCAAGGTTATGCAGGTCTCAGACTTTTACCACTTTGGTAAAAGTCATTTGCATGGTATAGTCCTCAGAAATTAGAATAATAATCGGTTCCTGGTGTGTTAAACGGGCTCTACACAATAAATTGAGTCGTCTTGGCAATTGTAATCAAATTACGTTTCAAATTGAAGGTGGACTAATCGTTAA encodes:
- the LOC137266332 gene encoding uncharacterized protein ZK673.1-like, whose product is MLVLLSVFVFVVTATAEFDPTCVDKLPDCHMYDASSCHGIYEPWARDNCNNTCGYCHGMPTPAPACRNKIPNCDDYDHDSTCGDPQYKYWVEDHCRLYCRKCTREQLDAIDHPRGTPGPQRTSCRDLAPDCAASGKSMCTDPTQSLRAQVTCKKYCGYCSVPV